One stretch of Tribolium castaneum strain GA2 chromosome 5, icTriCast1.1, whole genome shotgun sequence DNA includes these proteins:
- the LOC103314942 gene encoding ceramide phosphoethanolamine synthase encodes MSDPPVMEWSVSDTEVWLRKEGFDDTVIKILCHENQLNGKCLLVLNEHDFAAEPLSSLTLRDRKCLYIACKTLQRDNQNVLIDLGILEIPNVNLYAPQQHFNNKHECSEYSESERISPPVSEDGRIPRLPPEKTKAFVSFCYVVGVTWITAFVMVIVHDRVPDMKKYPPLPDIFLDNVPHIPWAFDMCEITGTFLFSIWLAVLLFHRHRFILMRRFFALSGTVFLLRCVTMLITSLSVPGAHLQCTPRNYPTQSSSLFGDLATKLSQAYVIWRGAGMSIQGVRTCGDYMFSGHTVALTMLNFFITEYTPRHIYYLHTLSWMMNMFGIFFILAAHEHYSIDVFVAFYITSRLFLYYHTLSNNQALMQRDSTRTKVWFPLFSYFESSVDGIVPNEYETPSEIVCSLVVFIKSKLSFLKDLLTVITVRSSDSVNTNHVVDTVRENKNK; translated from the exons ATGTCGGACCCTCCAGTCATGGAGTGGAGCGTGAGTGACACGGAAGTGTGGTTAAGGAAGGAAGGTTTCGACGACACCGTTATCAAAATCCTTTGCCATGAAAACCAGCTCAACGGTAAATGTCTTCTCGTCCTAAATGAGCACGACTTCGCCGCCGAACCCCTCAGCTCGCTCACGCTGAGGGACCGGAAGTGTCTCTACATAGCGTGCAAGACCCTCCAAAGGGACAACCAGAATGTCTTGATCGATCTGGGCATCCTCGAAATACCAAACGTCAATCTGTACGCCCCTCAGCAGCATTTCAATAACAAGCACGAATGCAGCGAGTACAGCGAGTCTGAGCGAATTTCTCCACCCGTCTCTGAAGATGGGCGCATACCAAGACTGCCCCCAGAAAAGACCAAAGCCTTTGTTAGTTTTTGTTACGTTGTTGGTGTTACTTGGATCACCGCCTTTGTGATGGTCATAGTTCATGATCGGGTCCCCGATATGAAGAAATATCCGCCTCTTCCAGACATTTTCCTAGATAATGTCCCACACATACCATGGGCCTTTGATATGTGCGAAATTACGGGAACTTTTCTGTTTTCCATTTGGTTAGCTGTACTGCTTTTTCATAGACACAG attcatCTTAATGCGGCGATTTTTCGCCCTCTCGGGGACGGTTTTCCTGCTCCGTTGCGTGACAATGCTCATAACATCCCTCAGCGTCCCAGGAGCGCATCTCCAGTGCACCCCCCGAAACTACCCCACACAAAGCTCCTCTCTCTTCGGCGACTTGGCCACAAAACTGTCTCAAGCGTATGTCATATGGCGGGGCGCCGGCATGTCAATCCAAGGAGTGCGGACCTGTGGCGACTACATGTTCAGTGGCCATACTGTGGCATTAACcatgttgaattttttcatcactgaat ATACGCCACGCCACATTTATTACCTCCATACGCTCTCATGGATGATGAACATGTTCGGAATCTTCTTCATCTTAGCTGCTCATGAACACTACTCCATCGATGTCTTCGTCGCGTTTTATATTACTAGTCggttatttttgtattaccACACTTTGTCTAACAACCAAGCGCTCATGCAAAGAGATTCCACAAGGACGAAGGTCTGGTTTCCCCTTTTTTCGTACTTTGAGTCGAGCGTTGATGGCATTGTACCTAACGAGTATGAGACCCCAAGTGAAATTGTCTGCAGTTTGGTGGTTTTTATTAAGAGTAAGTTGAGTTTTCTGAAGGATTTACTGACTGTCATAACGGTTAGGAGTAGCGATAGTGTTAATACTAACCATGTGGTAGACACAGTaagagaaaacaaaaacaaatag
- the nrv1 gene encoding sodium/potassium-transporting ATPase subunit beta-1 — MAPKESENGVKGFQMRQQVHRTKWETFQYAIYNPSTKEFLGRTGKNWGQLLIFYFIFYVVLAALFAICMQGLLATLDDKEPKWQLERSLIGTNPGLGFRPISERTEEGSLIWYDQKNETTIKKWVNLIDKFLQPYLKEQNGKNFERCDFDKPANDSKVCEVNLDKFGDCSKDNSYGFNSSSPCIFLKLNKIFGWVPEYYTNATEEMRKYDPDFAKFVATNGADHQVWVSCQGEKPVDKENVGGFRYFPSQGFPSYYFPYKNVDNYLSPLVAVQVLNTAPNVIISIECRAWAQNIKYSSSNLQREGSVRFEILRD, encoded by the exons atggctCCGAAAGAGAGTGAAAATGGTGTGAAAGGTTTTCAAATGCGGCAACAAGTCCACAGAACTAAATGGGAAACTTTTCAATACGCAATCTATAATCCTTCAACTAAAGAGTTTCTCGGAAGAACGGGGAAAAACTGGG GCCAACTCTTGATCttctattttatattttacgtGGTACTGGCTGCACTATTTGCAATTTGCATGCAAGGCCTATTGGCCACTCTCGACGACAAAGAGCCCAAATGGCAGTTAGAGCGCAGTCTGATTGGCACTAACCCAGGTTTAGGGTTCAGGCCGATATCTGAGCGGACGGAGGAAGGTTCCTTGATATGGTACGACCAGAAGAACGAAACCACTATCAAAAAGTGGGTGAACCTCATCGATAAATTTCTACAAC CGTATTTGAAGGAACAGAACGGCAAGAACTTCGAAAGATGCGACTTTGATAAACCTGCCAATGATTCTAAAGTGTGTGAAGTGAACCTGGACAAATTTGGCGATTGTTCGAAGGACAATTCGTACGGGTTCAACAGTTCCTCACCTTGTATTTTCCTAAAGTTGAATAAA atatttgGCTGGGTACCGGAGTACTACACGAATGCCACCGAGGAAATGCGAAAGTATGACCCGGACTTTGCCAAATTCGTGGCAACC aatggGGCTGATCACCAGGTTTGGGTCAGCTGTCAGGGCGAGAAACCCGTGGACAAGGAGAATGTGGGAGGGTTCAGGTACTTCCCAAGCCAGGGTTTCCCCTCGTATTACTTCCCCTATAAAAATGTGGACAACTACTTGAGTCCTTTGGTCGCAGTTCAAGTTTTAAACACTGCCC CCAACGTTATCATCAGTATAGAGTGTCGAGCTTGGGCCCAAAACATCAAGTACAGTAGCAGCAATTTGCAACGAGAGGGATCGGTCCGTTTTGAGATTTTGCGAGATTAG
- the LOC103314941 gene encoding uncharacterized protein LOC103314941: MSSDVSQDEYEYVQYNTEFYEEEEGPPLIKKRSRLICAVVQNNVDLLRDLLDSPKWYTVEDSMGYNLLQIAVLQERREVFDYMLSIPDFPFGALNRDGETALDVAVTCFVSNDIWIDGYFARELIKKGVFTTRHEFLLQNAIERSLTEVAKALIEKGVDVNKVFDEEWGHTLLQTAVGENNAELTAMLLIFGADPFVLYSTGYTVFERSSPELQEILFYYIYDQYSDAEIHLEELLSLATTNPFLFNEIFKNSIDITINNCNPCTCFEILALMDIESLKLTVSKCEHYLKQMFSVPFRRKTQVRNSQWPLETSFFLLETDLKDEIVNVINSLDSSSLLQNMIRDEKNESEISEVLCFLLSYGLEIVAYDLHLIYSKFGYCNLYKILLHMDISGKCDDFNNVKIMPLFVYDVTIENCLGFLESSEPSHLLELSSYFCHQNLTEKCERAIADGHLEKRTFQQIPLLVELARNTFRKFFIEKFQIKTSRRFYSLLNCLPISATHRKIISYETPLYC; encoded by the exons ATGTCTTCAGACGTGTCCCAAGACGAGTACGAGTACGTGCAGTACAATACCGAGTTCTATGAAGAGGAGGAGGGCCCCCCTCTG ATCAAAAAAAGGTCGCGTTTAATTTGTGCAGTCGTCCAAAACAATGTGGACCTCCTTCGAGATTTGCTGGACTCTCCTAAGTGGTACACTGTGGAGGACAGCATGGGGTACAACTTGCTACAAATTGCAGTTTTGCAAGAGAG ACGGGAAGTGTTTGACTACATGTTATCAATTCCTGACTTCCCCTTCGGTGCCTTAAATCGTGATGGAGAGACGGCTCTAGACGTTGCGGTTACATGTTTTGTGAGTAACGATATTTGGATTGACGGATACTTCGCCCGTGAGTTAATTAAAAAGGGGGTTTTCACAACACGGCACGAATTCTTATTACAAAACGCTATTGAACGATCTCTTACTGAAGTTGCGAAGGCGTTAATCGAGAAAGGAGTTGATGTTAACAAAGTTTTCGATGAGGAATGGGGGCACACACTTTTGCAAACTGCCGTTGGGGAAAATAATGCTGAGCTAACTgcaatgttattaatatttggtGCCGACCCGTTCGTCTTGTATTCTACAGGGTACACCGTTTTCGAAAGAAGTAGTCCAGAATTACAAGAAATCTTATTTTACTACATATACGATCAATATTCAGATGCAGAAATCCACTTGGAAGAGTTGTTATCGCTTGCCACGACGAATCCGTTTttatttaacgaaattttcaaaaattcaattgaTATCACCATTAATAATTGTAATCCTTGTACTTGTTTTGAAATCTTGGCCCTTATGGACATCGAATCTTTGAAATTAACTGTGTCAAAGTGTGAGCATTACTTGAAACAAATGTTTTCGGTGCCGTTTCGGAGAAAAACACAAGTACGTAATAGCCAATGGCCTTtagaaacttcatttttcttaCTTGAGACTGACTTGAAAGACGAAATCGTCAATGTTATTAACTCATTAGATAGTTCCTCACTTTTACAAAATATGATTAGAGATGAAAAAAACGAATCTGAAATTAGCGAAgttctttgttttttgttgagcTACGGCCTCGAGATTGTTGCATACGACCTTCATTTGATTTACTCCAAGTTTGGGTATTgcaatttatacaaaattcttCTACACATGGATATTTCAGGGAAATGTGATGATTTTAACAATGTGAAAATTATGCCGTTATTTGTTTATGATGTGACCATTGAAAATTGTCTAGGTTTTTTGGAATCAAGCGAACCCTCCCATTTACTTGAACTTTCTTCGTATTTTTGTCACCAGAACTTGACTGAAAAATGTGAACGTGCAATTGCTGATGGACACTTAGAAAAACGAACGTTCCAGCAAATACCTCTACTGGTTGAGTTGGCGAGAAATACGTTTCGAAagttttttatcgaaaaatttcaaatcaaaaCGTCTCGGAGGTTCTATTCGCTTTTGAACTGCTTACCCATAAGTGCTACTCATAGGAAGATTATTAGTTATGAAACACCACTGTATTGTTAA